The nucleotide window AGCGACCCGGTGACGGTCTTCGCCGTCTCCCGTGCGTCACCGCCCGGCATCGATCCGACCCCGGTCGCCGCGCCCGCGGCCCACTTCTGCGTGCTGTTCTTACTCACCCTGGCAGGGTATGCGGCGGCGCGCCGGAGGGGGTGCGGCGGGCGGGGTGCGGCGGGGGTGGGGGCCGGCGGCCCCTCACGCCCGGCTGCGGATGCCGAGCCGTCCGGCCACCGCGGCGGCGGCCAGCGCGCCGGCCGTCAGGGCGAAGGCGCAGGTCGCGCCCCGGTAGCCGCTGCCCGCGCCCGTGAACACCGCGCCCATGACGGCGATGCCGACCAGGGAGCCGATCTGACGGTTGGCGTTGAGCGTCGCGCTGCCGATATCGGCGTGCTCACGGCCCGCGGCGTCCATCAAGGCCCCGGTCAGCGCCGGAGAGCTGACCCCGCTGCCGAGGTGGGCGACCGCGAGCACCGCCGCGAGCACCCCGTAGGGCAGGCCGGGCGTGAGGATCAGGAACAGCAGGACGTACCCCGCAGCGGAGAACGCCAGCGACCCGCTGAGTGCGGCCCGGTTGCCGAGGCGCGACCCGATCCGGGCGTAGAGCATGTTGCCGAACGGGAGCACCAGCACGGCCGGGAGCATCTGGAGCCCGGCCGTCACCGGGCTCGCGCCGCGCGCGGTCTGGAGGAAGAGGCCGAGGACGAACAGCACCCCGTAGAAGGCGAAGTTGAAGAGGAAGCCGACCGTATTGGCCGCGGTGAAGCTGCTGTCGGCGAAGAGGGAGACGGGCAGGATCGGGGTGCGGGCGGCCCGTTCACGGAGCACGAAGCCGGCCGCCGCCACCACCGCGAGCCCGCACGCCGCCAGGACATAAGGGGCGGACCACCCCTTGTCGGGCCCCTCGATGAGGGCGTAGCTCAACGCCCCGAGGGCGAGCAGGCCCAGGACGTGGCCGCTGCCGCCGAGCGCCGAACCGCGACCCGGGACCGCGGCGACGACCCGTCGGGTGACCAGCAACCCCACTATCCCTATGGGGAGGTTGACGAGGAAGATGCTGCGCCAGCCGAGGGTGCCGACCAGGAGGCCGCCGATGCTCGGCGCCAGCCCGACGGAGGTGGAGACGATCGCGGACCAGATGCCGAGGACCTTCGCCCGGCGGCCCGGCTCGGGAAAGGCGTGCATCAGCAGCGAGAGCGAACTGGGCATGAAGAGCGCCGCGCCCGCCCCCTGGGCGAAGCGGGCCGCCACCAGGACGGCACCGTTCGGCGCGACGGCGCCCAGCAGGGACGCGGCGGTGAACACGGCGAGCCCGACGAGATAGATCCGGCGGGGGCCGCACCGTTTCGCCAGGGAGCCGGCGAGCAGCAACAGGGCGGCGAAGGCGAGGACATAGCCGTCGACCACCCAGGTCAGGCCGGACATGCTCAGTCCGAGCCGGGTCCGCAGGTCGGTGGCGGCGACATTCATGATGCCGGTGTCAAGGCTCGCCATCACGAACCCGAGTGCCAGGATGAGGAGTTGGGCGCCGCCGGAGGAGTGCGATGCGGGTGCCCGGTCATCGTCATCAGCCCGGTCCGGGCTCGCCGTCACGCCAGGTGCCGCTTTCTCAGTGATCATGAATTTAGTTAAAGCTGTAGCCATCTGCCACCGCAATGATTACAGCTATAACTTTACTGAACGGATACGAACGAGGCCCCGGGACATCCCGGGGCCTCGGTGAAGCGGTACGGCGACAGGGTCAGTCGCCGCGCCCCAGCGCCTTCAGCAGGTCATCGCGCAACGCGGCCCGCTCCTCGGGCGAAAGATGATCCAGCGGCGAGGCGGTCCCCATCCGCCGCAGCAGATCGAGCCGCAACTCCCGCCCGGCGTCGGTGAGAACGAGCTGCTTGGCCCGGCCGTCCAGGGGATGC belongs to Streptomyces sp. NBC_01454 and includes:
- a CDS encoding MFS transporter, which translates into the protein MITEKAAPGVTASPDRADDDDRAPASHSSGGAQLLILALGFVMASLDTGIMNVAATDLRTRLGLSMSGLTWVVDGYVLAFAALLLLAGSLAKRCGPRRIYLVGLAVFTAASLLGAVAPNGAVLVAARFAQGAGAALFMPSSLSLLMHAFPEPGRRAKVLGIWSAIVSTSVGLAPSIGGLLVGTLGWRSIFLVNLPIGIVGLLVTRRVVAAVPGRGSALGGSGHVLGLLALGALSYALIEGPDKGWSAPYVLAACGLAVVAAAGFVLRERAARTPILPVSLFADSSFTAANTVGFLFNFAFYGVLFVLGLFLQTARGASPVTAGLQMLPAVLVLPFGNMLYARIGSRLGNRAALSGSLAFSAAGYVLLFLILTPGLPYGVLAAVLAVAHLGSGVSSPALTGALMDAAGREHADIGSATLNANRQIGSLVGIAVMGAVFTGAGSGYRGATCAFALTAGALAAAAVAGRLGIRSRA